In Oncorhynchus kisutch isolate 150728-3 linkage group LG5, Okis_V2, whole genome shotgun sequence, a genomic segment contains:
- the LOC109890797 gene encoding inhibin beta B chain isoform X2 → MEKDSEQRLLVEIAKQQILNKLHLKERPNITSTVPSAALITALRKLHAGRVRPDGTIELEMKINDTKDQGYEIVSFAEMDEMDTTGAQPRLTFQFLQEQGHSIQVLQSALWLYVRSSDAPNSGPRPTVTAHIYLSGPGESCSNRTLLLEKILDVQKSNWYTFPITRTLQAFMDGGQRLLQLEVTCAETGVAGENGVSQNLCELGKTMDMAHQPFMVVQVRLREDPKHILQKRSLQCGDDVTVCCKKDFYVKFKDIQWQDWIIAPEGYHMNYCMGQCPQALAGSPGIASSFHATVFSQLKANGINTAVSSCCVPIQRRPLSMVYFNSQHSIVKTDVPDMIVESCGCT, encoded by the exons ATGGAGAAGGATTCGGAGCAGAGGCTCCTGGTTGAGATCGCCAAGCAACAGATCTTGAACAAGCTGCACCTGAAAGAGAGACCGAACATCACCTCGACTGTGCCCAGCGCTGCGCTTATCACCGCTCTCCGCAAACTGCACGCGGGGCGAGTCAGACCGGACGGCACCATTGAACTTGAAATGAAGATCAATGATACAAAAGATCAGGGATATGAAATAGTGAGTTTCGCAGAAATGG ATGAGATGGACACTACTGGTGCTCAGCCACGCCTCACCTTCCAGTTCCTGCAGGAGCAAGGCCACAGCATTCAGGTGCTCCAGTCAGCCCTGTGGCTGTACGTCCGCTCCTCTGACGCCCCTAACTCGGGGCCCCGCCCCACCGTCACAGCCCACATCTACCTCTCCGGGCCTGGGGAAAGCTGCTCTAACCGCACCCTCCTCCTAGAGAAGATCCTGGATGTGCAGAAGAGCAACTGGTACACCTTCCCCATTACACGCACCCTGCAAGCATTCATGGACGGGGGCCAGCGGCTGCTACAACTGGAAGTCACCTGCGCAGAGACCGGGGTAGCCGGGGAGAATGGCGTTAGCCAGAACCTGTGTGAGCTGGGTAAGACCATGGACATGGCCCACCAACCGTTCATGGTGGTCCAGGTGCGGCTCCGCGAGGACCCCAAACACATCCTCCAGAAGAGGTCCCTGCAGTGCGGAGATGATGTTACGGTCTGCTGCAAGAAGGACTTCTACGTGAAGTTCAAGGATATCCAGTGGCAGGACTGGATAATAGCTccagaagggtaccacatgaattACTGTATGGGCCAGTGTCCCCAGGCCCTGGCTGGGTCTCCAGGCATCGCGTCTTCCTTCCACGCTACAGTCTTCAGCCAGCTCAAAGCCAATGGCATCAATACAGCAGTGTCTTCCTGCTGTGTGCCCATCCAGCGCAGGCCTCTGTCTATGGTCTACTTCAACTCACAGCACAGCATCGTCAAGACCGACGTCCCTGACATGATCGTAGAGTCCTGCGGCTGTACGTAA
- the LOC109890797 gene encoding inhibin beta B chain isoform X1 has translation MNANRSTSKATRGTTFSNMLSLILSDLKLAPASKIHSIHVSREPTNMLFSSSTFLMFSLMTSLLVKGLETATTTGTTSGCASCGIPPMEKDSEQRLLVEIAKQQILNKLHLKERPNITSTVPSAALITALRKLHAGRVRPDGTIELEMKINDTKDQGYEIVSFAEMDEMDTTGAQPRLTFQFLQEQGHSIQVLQSALWLYVRSSDAPNSGPRPTVTAHIYLSGPGESCSNRTLLLEKILDVQKSNWYTFPITRTLQAFMDGGQRLLQLEVTCAETGVAGENGVSQNLCELGKTMDMAHQPFMVVQVRLREDPKHILQKRSLQCGDDVTVCCKKDFYVKFKDIQWQDWIIAPEGYHMNYCMGQCPQALAGSPGIASSFHATVFSQLKANGINTAVSSCCVPIQRRPLSMVYFNSQHSIVKTDVPDMIVESCGCT, from the exons ATGAATGCAAATAGATCAACATCCAAAGCAACTCGGGGAACAACTTTTTCAAACATGCTCTCTTTAATATTATCGGATCTTAAACTTGCGCCTGCTTCTAAAATACATAGTATCCATGTGTCTAGAGAGCCCACCAACATGCTATTTTCTTCTTCCACATTTCTAATGTTTTCATTGATGACGTCTCTGCTGGTGAAGGGACTGGAGACTGCGACCACCACAGGGACCACGTCTGGCTGCGCGTCTTGTGGCATTCCGCCGATGGAGAAGGATTCGGAGCAGAGGCTCCTGGTTGAGATCGCCAAGCAACAGATCTTGAACAAGCTGCACCTGAAAGAGAGACCGAACATCACCTCGACTGTGCCCAGCGCTGCGCTTATCACCGCTCTCCGCAAACTGCACGCGGGGCGAGTCAGACCGGACGGCACCATTGAACTTGAAATGAAGATCAATGATACAAAAGATCAGGGATATGAAATAGTGAGTTTCGCAGAAATGG ATGAGATGGACACTACTGGTGCTCAGCCACGCCTCACCTTCCAGTTCCTGCAGGAGCAAGGCCACAGCATTCAGGTGCTCCAGTCAGCCCTGTGGCTGTACGTCCGCTCCTCTGACGCCCCTAACTCGGGGCCCCGCCCCACCGTCACAGCCCACATCTACCTCTCCGGGCCTGGGGAAAGCTGCTCTAACCGCACCCTCCTCCTAGAGAAGATCCTGGATGTGCAGAAGAGCAACTGGTACACCTTCCCCATTACACGCACCCTGCAAGCATTCATGGACGGGGGCCAGCGGCTGCTACAACTGGAAGTCACCTGCGCAGAGACCGGGGTAGCCGGGGAGAATGGCGTTAGCCAGAACCTGTGTGAGCTGGGTAAGACCATGGACATGGCCCACCAACCGTTCATGGTGGTCCAGGTGCGGCTCCGCGAGGACCCCAAACACATCCTCCAGAAGAGGTCCCTGCAGTGCGGAGATGATGTTACGGTCTGCTGCAAGAAGGACTTCTACGTGAAGTTCAAGGATATCCAGTGGCAGGACTGGATAATAGCTccagaagggtaccacatgaattACTGTATGGGCCAGTGTCCCCAGGCCCTGGCTGGGTCTCCAGGCATCGCGTCTTCCTTCCACGCTACAGTCTTCAGCCAGCTCAAAGCCAATGGCATCAATACAGCAGTGTCTTCCTGCTGTGTGCCCATCCAGCGCAGGCCTCTGTCTATGGTCTACTTCAACTCACAGCACAGCATCGTCAAGACCGACGTCCCTGACATGATCGTAGAGTCCTGCGGCTGTACGTAA